From a region of the Kwoniella mangroviensis CBS 8507 chromosome 1 map unlocalized Ctg01, whole genome shotgun sequence genome:
- a CDS encoding di-trans,poly-cis-decaprenylcistransferase, translated as MPSTAQSRPPLLNFIVHLLFSVATTVLLYLISLGPIPQHVGFVMDGNRRYARGLGKEVSEGHGEGFAALKRTLEICLRLRIRVVSVYAFAIDNFNRSENEVSALMRLAKDRLAELCQHGALLEEYGVQIKFIGQISLFPPDVQQAIKEMEEMTAGHKNGVLNVCSPYASRDEITTSIQNTHRSVYNGELEKDQITSTTVFNNLGTSQAISKVNPGLFKRPEESGKLDILVRTSNVKRLSDFMMWQASEDTQLHFVNTFWPEFGLSDMIPILLGWQQKKWIKQLGWD; from the exons ATGCCATCTACCGCACAGTCACGCCCTCCCctcctcaacttcatcgtcCACCTCTTATTCTCGGTGGCTACCACCgtcctcctctacctcatctccctcGGACCTATCCCTCAACATGTCGGATTCGTCATGGATGGGAACAGGCGATATGCGAGGGGACTGGGCAAAGAGGTATCGGAGGGGCATGGCGAAGGATTTGCAGCGTTGAAAAGA ACTCTAGAAATTTGCCTTCGACTTCGAATACGAGTGGTATCAGTCTACGCATTCGCAATTGATAATTTCAATAGATCAGAGAATGAAGTTTCTGCGCTGATGAGGTTGGCGAAAGATCGTTTGGCGGAGCTGTGTCAACATGG GGCGCTACTAGAGGAATACGGGGTACAGATCAAATTCATTGGACAGATATCCCTTTTCCCACCTGATGTTCAACAGGCTatcaaagagatggaagagatgaCTGCGGGACATAagaa CGGTGTACTGAATGTTTGTTCACCCTACGCCTCCCGAGATGaaatcaccacctccattcaAAACACACATAGATCTGTTTATAACGGTGAACTAGAAAAAGACCAAATTACTTCTACAACCGTTTTCAACAACTTGGGCACTTCCCAAGCGATCTCTAAAGTCAACCCAGGACTGTTCAAGAGACCAGAGGAAAGTGGGAAATTGGATATACTAGTTAGGACATCGAACGTCAAGAGGTTGAGCGATTTCATGATGTGGCAA GCATCCGAAGATACCCAGTTGCACTTTGTCAATACTTTTTGGCCAGAGTTTGGTTTGTCCGATATGATACCTATTTTATTGGGTTGGCAGCAGAAAAAGTGGATAAAGCAATTGGGTTGGGACTGA